The nucleotide sequence CGGTCCGGGCGCCTTGCTACTGAGCTGCTACCGGGCTGCTGCTCGATTGATCACATGGCGGTGGCGGAGGGATTTGAACCCCCGGACGGTTTTAGCCGTCTCTCGCTTTCAAGGCGAGTGCATTAGGCCGCTCTGCCACGCCACCGCTGCTAAGGGTAACTGGGCCCGATTCGGAGGTAGTAGCGTGGCGTTCGTGCACGCCATCGTCGCCGAATCCGCGGATCATCTGGTTTGGCAGCAAGTACCCGATGTCACGGCCGGGGCCGGCGAGGTAGTCATCAAGGTCGCCGCCGCCGGCGTCAACCGCGCGGACGTCTTGCAGGCCGCCGGCAAGTATCCCCCGCCGCCGGGAGCCAGCGAGATCATCGGCATGGAAGTCAGCGGCACCATCACCGATATCGGCGACGGTGTCACGGAATGGTCTGCCGGGCAAGAGGTTTGCGCACTGCTGGCCGGTGGTGGCTACGCCGAGTACGTGGCCGTTCCGGCCGGCCAGGTGCTACCGATGCCGCCCGGGGTCAGCCTGATCGACGCCGCGGCGCTGCCCGAGGTCGCCTGCACGGTGTGGTCGAACCTGGTGATGACCGCGCACCTGGGGCCGGGTCAGCTGGTGCTGATTCACGGTGGCGCCAGCGGCATCGGCAGCCACGCGATCCAGGTCTGCACCGCGTTGGGCGCCCGCGTGGCGGTCACCGCGGGGTCGTCCGAGAAGCTGCAGCTGTGTCGCGATCTGGGAGCCCAGATCACCATCAATTACCGCGACGAGGACTTCGTGGCGCGCCTGAAGCAAGAGACCGACGGTTCGGGTGCCGACGTGATCCTCGACATCATGGGCGCGGCCTACCTGGACCGCAACGTCGACGCGCTGGCCGTGGACGGACAGCTGGTGATCATCGGCATGCAGGGCGGGATCAAAGCGGAACTCAACCTGGGCAAACTGCTGACCAAACGTGCTCGCGTCATCGGCACCACGCTGCGGGCCCGGCCGCTGCAGGGTCCGAACGGCAAGGCCGTGATCGCCCAGGCCGTGACAGCCTCGGTGTGGCCGATGATCGCCAGCAACCGGGTGCGGCCCATCATCGGCTCCCGACTGCCCATTCAGCAGGCGGCAAAGGCGCATCAACTGCTGCTGTCAGGTCAGAGCTACGGAAAGATCCTGCTCACCGTCGACGGCTAGCCGGGACGTAGGCCGTCGGGAAACCCCCAACCCCCGGGCTCAGCCCAACGAGGCCAGCGCACGCACCAGCTGGTCCACTTCGGCCATCGTCGAATAGTGGGCCAGCCCGACGGTCACCGCGCCGCCGACATCGTTGACGCCCAACACATCGAAAACCCGCGAACTGGAGTTGGAAACCGCCAGGATGCCGTTGTCGGCCAAGCGCTGCACCACCCGGTCGGCCGGCACGTCCTGCAGCGCGAAGCTGACCACCGGTATCCGCGCCTCCGGTCGGCCGATCAGCATCACCAGCGGCAGCGACCGCAGCGAGACCATCAGGTAGTCGAAGATCCGGTTCAAGTAGGCCGACGCGGACTGCATCGATACCGACAGGCGCTCGCGCCGGGTTCCGCGCGCCGACTCGTCGAGCGAGGCGAGGTATTCGATGCTGGCGACCACACCGGCCAGGAATCCGAATTGGTGTAAACCGGTCTCCAGCCGTTCCGGGCCGGTCGCGTGCGGATCGGTCGACACCGAGCTGAAGCTGTGCATGAGAGCCGGTTCCCGAAAGACCATCGCCCCGATGGGCGGACCGCCCCAGCCGACCGCGTTCATCGCGACCACGTCGGCCTCGGTCTCCTTGATGTCGAAAAGCCGGTAGGGCGCCGCAGCGGAATGGTCAACCACGACCAGGCCGCCGATGTCGTGAACCAGCTTGGTCATCGCCCGCAGATCGGTGACCGCGCCCAGGGTTCCCGAAGCCGAGGTGACGGCGACCAGCCGGGTCGACTTGCTGATCAGGCTCTCCCATTGCCAGGTCGGTAGCTCACCGGTCTCGATGTCGACCTCGGCCCACTTCACCTTGGCCCCGTAGCGGTGGGCGGCGCGCAGCCAGGGGGCGATGTTGGCTTCGTCGTCGAGGCGGCTGACGATCACCTCGTACCCCAGCCCCGCGCGTGACGACGACGCCTCGGCCAGCGCCGACAACAGCACGGCACGGTCGGCGCCCAGCACCACACCGGCCGGGTCGGCGTTGACCAGATCGGCCACCGCCTCCCGTGCCGTTTGCAGCACGGCGGCGCTGCGCCGGGCGGACGGATGCGCGCCCGCGGTGCTGGCGGCCGAACGCCGGAAGGCCGTGGACACAGTGGTCGCGACGGAATCGGGAATGAGCATGCCGGTGGGTGCATCGAAATGCACCCACCCGTCGCCCAAGGACGGGTGCAGTCCGCGCACCCGGGCGACGTCATATGCCATGCCTGCCACCTTAGAGAATCTAGCCACTCACGCGGATTGGTGACGTGTAGCGGGTGGCCCGGATCGTTCCAGACATTCCAACCGTTCCGGCTTCCGGAGCCAGGTCACCCGGCCCCGCCATACTAGTCGAGTGACCTTGTGGTTCGGAACGCTGATCGCATTGATCCTGCTGATCGCACCGGGGACCCTCATCGCACGTATCGCGCAGCTCAGTTGGCCGATCGCTATCGCGGTGGGCCCGCCGCTGACCTACGGCGTGATCGCACTGGCGATCGTCCCCTACGGCGCGCTCGGGATCCCGTGGAACGGCTGGACAGCACTGCTGGCGCTGGCCGGCGTGGCCGCGGCGGTAACTGGTTTCCAGCTGCTACTCGGCCGCTGCCGCGACAAGGAGGCAGAGGCCCGCGGTGTCAGCCGCGGCCCGGCGCTCACCGTCGCGGCGGGCGTGGCGCTGGGGACGCTGTTCATTGCCTGGGCGGCCTACCGAGGCATCCCGCACTGGCAGTCCATCCCCAGCACCTGGGACGCGGTCTGGCACGCCAACACCGTGCGCTTCATTCTCGACACCGGCCAAGCCTCCCCTACCCACATGGGCGAGCTGCGCAACGTCGAAACCCATGCGCTGTTGTACTACCCCTCGGTGTTTCATGGCCTGACCACGGTGTTCTGCCAACTCACCGGCGCGGCGCCCACCACCGGCTACACACTGAACTCGCTGGCCGCCGCGATCTGGCTGTTTCCGGTCAGCGCGGCAACGCTGACCTGGCGCGCGATGCGCGGCCACCTGACGGAATGGCGCACCGCGGGCTCCGCGGCGACCGCAGCGGCACTGTCCGCATCGTTCACCGCGCTGCCCTACGTGGAGTTCGGCACCGCGGCCATGCCCAATCTGGCCTCCTACGGCGTCGCGGTACCCGCCATGGTGTTGATCACCTCGACGCCGCGGCACCGCGACCGCATTCCGATAGCGGTGCTGGCACTGGTGGGGGTGCTGTCGGTGCACATCGCGGGCGGCATGGTGGTGGTGCTCTTGGTCGCAGCCTGGTGGTTGTTCGAGGCGCTGTGGCATCCGGCGCGGGGCCGGCTGGCCGATCTGGCGACGCTGGCGGGGGTGGCCGCGATCTCCGGGTTGATCATGTTGCCGCAGTTCATCAGCGTGGAACAGCAGGAAGACATCATCGCCGGGCACTCGTTTCTCACCTACCTGAGCAAGAAGCGGGGCGTGTTCGATGCGGTGTTCCAGCATTCGCGCCATCTCAACGACTTCCCGGTGCAATACGCGCTGATTGCACTGGCCGCGATCGGCGGGTTCATTCTGCTGATCAAAAAGATTTGGTGGCCACTGGCGGTGTGGCTGCTGCTGGTCGTCATGAACGTCAACGCGGGAACCCCCTTGGGCGGTCCGATCGACACGGTGGCCGGGTCGCTCGGCGAGTTCTTCTACAACGATCCACGCCGCATCGCCGCCGCCACCACGCTGCTGCTGATGCTGATGGCCGGCGTGGCTTTGTTCTGGATCGTCACGCTGGTGGTGACGGCGGCGCGGGGCCTCACGAATCGATTCCGGCCACTGCCCCAACCGTTCTGGGTCTCGGTCACCGTGGCACTACTGCTGGGGGTCTGCCTAGTCAGCACCTGGCACTACTTTCCGCGCCATCGGTTCCTGTTCGGCGACAAGTACGACTCGGTGATGATCGACCAGAAGGACCTCGACGCCATGGCGTACCTGGCCACCCTTCCCGGCGCGCGCGACACCATGATCGGCAATGCCAACACCGACGGCACCGCCTGGATGTATGCCGTGGCGGGTCTGCATCCGTTGTGGACCCACTACGACTATCCCGTGCAGCAGGGGCCGGGATATCACCGGTTCATTTTCTGGGCCTACGCAGGTAGAGGCGATTCCGATCCCCGGGTAGTCGAGTCGATCAAGGCACTCGATATTCGCTACATCCTGACCAGCAGCCCGACGGTCAGAGGGTTCGCCGTTCCCGACGGGATAGTCTCTCTGGAGAATTCCCCGTCGTGGAAGAAGATTTACGACAACGGTGGAGCCCGAATTTACGAGTGGCGCGGCAAGACCGCACAGACGCACTCCAAGTAGGTACGTAAGAGGATGGTGACTGGATTGAGTACCGGCAACGATGACCCGGAGGCCGAGGACGTCGAGGTCATCGGTGGCATCGACCCGAGGCTCATGGCGGTAACCGACGAAGACTCCGACGAGCGCTTATTGACCGACCTGGTTGAACAGCCTGCCAAGGTGATGCGCATCGGCACCATGATCAAGCAACTGCTCGAAGAGGTCCGGGCCGCACCGCTAGACGAAGCCAGCCGCAACCGGTTACGCGACATCCACGCCACCAGCATCCAAGAGCTTGAAGAAGGCCTGGCACCGGAGCTGCGCGAAGAACTCGACCGGCTGACCCTGCCGTTCAACGAGGACGCCGCGCCGTCGGACGCGGAGTTGCGCATCGCACAGGCGCAACTGGTCGGATGGCTGGAAGGGCTGTTCCATGGCATCCAGACCGCCCTGTTCGCCCAACAGATGGCCGCCCGTGCGCAGCTGGAACAGATGCGCCAGGGCGCGCTGCCCCCAGGCATCGGCAAACCGGGACCTCACGGTCACGGCACCGGACAGTACCTCTAGACCGTGTCTGAGGCGCCACGGATCGAAACCCGCGACGCGTGGGTCGAATTCCCCATCTTCGATGCCAAGTCGCGATCGCTGAAGAAAGCCTTTCTGGGCAAGGCCGGCGGTTCCATCGGCCGCAACAGCTCCAATGTCGTCGTCATCGAGGCGTTGCGCGACATCACCATGTCCCTCGAACACGGCGACCGGGTCGGCTTGGTCGGCCACAACGGGGCCGGGAAATCCACGCTGCTGCGCTTGTTGTCCGGCATCTACGAGCCGACCCGCGGTCTGGCCAAAGTCACCGGCCGTGTGGCGCCGGTCTTCGACCTGGGGATCGGCATGGACCCCGAGATCTCCGGCTACGAGAACATCATCATCCGCGGCTTGTTCCTGGGACAGACCCGCAAACAGATGCTGGCCAAGGTCGACGAAATCGCCGAATTCACCGAACTGGGCGACTACCTGTCCATGCCATTGCGCACCTATTCCACCGGCATGCGCGTCCGGCTGGCCATGGGCGTGGTGACCAGCATCGACCCGGAAATCCTGCTGCTTGACGAAGGCATTGGCGCGGTGGACGCCGAGTTCCTCAAAAAGGCCCAATCCCGGCTGCAGGGCCTGGTCGAGCGTTCCGGAATCCTGGTGTTCGCAAGCCATTCCAACGAGTTCCTGGCGCGGCTGTGCAAGACGGCGATGTGGATCGACCACGGCGAGATCAAGCTCAGCGGCGGTATCGAGGACGTCGTGCGGGCCTATGAGGGCGAAGACGCGGCCCGGCATGTCCGAGACGTGCTGGCCGAAACGCAGCGTGACAACATCGCTCAACAGCCGCTGGCGCACAAAGCTTCCGGGGATGAGTGACACCGTCATCGCCGTCGTGGTCACCCACCGGCGCCCCGATGAGCTGGCCAAGTCACTGGACGTGCTGAGCACTCAGACCAGGTTGCCCGATCACCTGATCGTGGTCGACAACGACGCTGCCGAGGGCTCCGGCGCCAACCGGGTTGGCGATCTTGTTGCGGGACAACCGATCCCCACTACCTACTTGAAGTCACGTCGAAACCTCGGCGGCGCGGGCGGTTTCGCGCTCGGCATGTTGCACGCGCTGGCACTGGGGGCCGACTGGGTGTGGCTGGCCGACGACGACGGACGCCCCCGGGACACCGGCGTATTGGCGACCCTGTTGGCATGCGCCGAAAAGTACGGGCTGGCCGAAGTGTCACCGATCGTCTGCAACATGGACGACCCGCAGCGCCTGGCCTTTCCGTTGCGGCGTGGCCTGGTGTGGCGCAGGCACGCCAGCGAATTGCGCACCGAGGCGGGCCAGGAGTTGCTGGCGGGGATAGCCTCGCTGTTCAACGGAGCGCTGTTCCGCGCGTCGACGCTGGAAGCGATCGGCGTCCCGGACCTGAGGCTTTTCATCCGGGGTGACGAGGTGGAGATCCACCGCCGGCTGGTTCGGTCCGGCCTACCCTTCGGAACCTGCCTGGACACGGCCTATCTGCACCCGTGCGGGTCGGACGAGTTCAAACCGATCCTCGGCGGCCGGATGCACACCCAATACCCTGACGACCCCGGCAAACGGTTCTTCACCTACCGCAACCGCGGCTACGTGCTGTCTCAGCCCGGCCTGCGTAAGTTGCTGCCCCAGGAGTGGCTGAGGTTCGGCTGGTTCTTCCTGGTGACCCGCCACGACCCGAAGGGTCTGCAGGAGTGGATTCGGTTGCGCCGCTTGGGGCGTCACGAGAAGTTCGGAAAGCCCGATCTTGGAGGATCCACATGACGTTCATCGACGCGGCGGCCCAGTCCAGGACGTTCGCCCGCGCCCGGGGTGACCTGCTGGAGGGCTTTCGGCGCCACGAACTGTGGCTGCACCTGGGCTGGCAGGACATCAAACAGCGCTACCGCAGATCGGTGCTGGGACCGTTCTGGATCACCATCGCGACCGGCACCACCGCCCTGGCGATGGGCGGGCTGTACTCCAAGCTCTTCCACCTCGAGCTGTCCGCACATCTGCCCTACGTCACCCTGGGGCTGATCATCTGGAACCTGATCAACGCGGCCATCCTGGACGGCGCCGACGTCTTCGTCTCCAACGAAGGCTTGATCAAACAGCTGCCGGCACCGTTGAGCGTGCACGTCTACCGGCTGGTTTGGCGGCAGATGATCTTTTTCGCCCACAACATCGTGATCTACTTCGTCGTCGCGATCATCTTTCCCAAGCCGTGGTCCTGGGCGGACCTGTCGGTACTGCCGGCGCTGGGGTTGATCGTGCTCAATTGTGTATGGGTGTCAATATGTTTCGGCATCCTGGCGACCCGCTATCGCGACATCGCACCGCTGCTCAATTCGCTGGTGCAGCTGCTGTTCTTCATGACGCCGATCATCTGGAACGACGAGACCCTGCACCGCCAGGGCGCGGGTCGGTGGGCACGCATCGTCGAACTCAATCCCCTGCTGCACTACCTCGACATCGTGCGCGCGCCATTGCTGGGTGCCCATCAAGAGCTGAGGCACTGGCTGGTGGTGATCGCACTGACGATCGTCGGCTGGGTGCTGGCGGCGTTCGCGATGCGGCAATACCGCGCGCGGGTGCCCTACTGGGTGTAGCCGCTGTCGCGTGAACGCTTCGGCGGAAACCGCGGATATTTTGAGTACCACCGCGTAATCTCCAATCCATTCCAAACAGGCGGCGAGTGGCTGATCTGTGCACTGCCGCCGGCTAGGGGCGGGAGATTGCCGATGTCTTATCTGATCGCTTCGCCAGAGCACCTGGCAAGCTCAGCGCGGAATCTGGTCAGGCTGGGGTCGGTAATCACGGACGCGAACGTCGCGGCGGCCACTCCCACAACCGGTGTGCTTGCCGCGGCCGTCGACGAGGTGTCAATTCAGATCGCAGCACTGTTCGGCGCACACGCGCGCAACTATCAACAGCTCAGCGCCCAGGCGGCGACGTTTCACGAACAGTTCGTGCACACACTCGCCACCGCCAGTCGGGCATACGCCAGTGCTGAGGCCGTCAACGCGTCACCGTTGCAAACGCTAGAGCAGCAGGTACTCAGCGTGATCAACGCGCCGACCGAGGCGCTGTTGGGTCGCCCGCTCATCGGCGACGGCGCCAATGGGTCGGCGCCGGGCCAGGCCGGGGGCGCCGGAGGGTTGTTGTACGGCAACGGCGGTAGCGGCGCAGCCGGCGCCGCCGGCCAAGCTGGTGGGGCCGGAGGCGCGGCCGGCTTGTGGGGTAGCGGCGGAACCGGTGGCGCAGGCGGTGCCGGCGCGGCCGGCGGCTCCGGCGGCAACGGGGGGCTGCTGTACGGCAACGGCGGTGCCGGCGGAACCGGCGGGATGGCACTGGCCGGGATCAACGGCGGCAGCCCGGGCAGCGGCGGCGACGGCGGCAGCGCTTTGCTGTTCGGCAGCGGCGGCGACGGTGGGCAGGGCGGCACCGGGCTGGTCGGGGCCGATGGAAGCAACCCCACCCCCACCGGCACCCAGGCGGGCGATGGAAGCTCTGCCGGCCCAAATGCCGCGGTCGGCGACATCCTTGCAGTAAGCGGCGGGATTGGGGCCGACGGCCAGTCCGGTGGCCCGGGAGTGGGTGGCGGTAGCGGCGGAAACGGCGGCGCTGCGGTGGCCTACTCCAACGGCACCTCCGCCAACATGCTTGCGGCTAACGGCGGCGACGGCGGCGGCGGTGGCTTGGCCGGTGCCGGTGCTGCGGGCGGGGATGGCGGCACTGGTGGCGGGGCAGGTGTCCAAGATCTCTTGGGCGACTCGGGGAGTTCCGGTGCGGCCTTGGGCGGCGCTGGTGGCGCCGGGGCATCCGGCGGCGCCCACGGCGGGGCCGGCGGTAACGGTGGTGAAGGCGGATACGCCTCGGCCACCAGTGACAATTACGCGGCTACCGCCACCGGCGGCCATGGCGGTATGGGCGGCGCTGGCGCCTCGGGTGCGGTCGGCCTCGACGGCGGAACCGGCGGGGCCGGCGGGAATGGAGGTCACGGCGGTCTGCTCATCGGCAACGGTGGCAACGGGGGCGCCGGCGGCATTGGTGGCAGCGGCGGTGCTGGCGACATCGGCGGGGCCGGCGGCAACGGCGGAGCGGGCGGCGTCGCCTCGTCAAGCGGCATCTCCACCAGCCACGGCGGCGACGGCGGCGACGGCGGCGACGGCGGCGACGGCGGCGGCGCCGGCGCCGGTGGGGTCGGCGGAGTAGGCGGCAAAGGCGGCAACGGCGGACTGCTGACGGGCACGGGCGGTGACGGCGGATCGGGCGGAAGCGGCGGCGACGGCGGTCTGGGCGGGAATGGCGGCCACGGCGGCGCCGGCGGCAAAGGGGGCAACGCAGACCAACACGCCGACGACGGCGCCCCGGGCATCGGCGGCGGCGGCGGTGACGCCGGCGCCGGTGGTACCGCAGGCAGCGGTGGGGCCGGCGGCGGTGCCGGGACCGGCGGCGCCCTACTCGGCTCAGCCGGGGTAGGCGGAGCTCTCGGCGCAGCTGGTCTCATGGGAGCGGGCGGCACTGGCGGCGCTCCCGGGTGACGGCCCACCCGAGCCCGCCGGTCCCGTACCGATAGGCAGACCGCCGACACCGACCGCGGTACCACCCGCGTCGCCGCGTGCTACCGGCCGTCTGATCAACGGTCTCACCTATCTCCTTGCCTACCAGCCCCCGCCGCCGGTTTGGTGCCGCAGCCGGGGCAGGCTGTAGAAGCGCCAGGTCACATCCAGCACGGCGGCCAGCAAGCGCCCGGGCACCCACGCCGGGGTGTCGAAGCTGATGGAGTAGTCCAGTCGCGTGCCGCGTCCGGGGACGGCGGTGAGTTCGATGCGGCCGAAATGATTGCGCACCGGGCCGCGAATGGTCCGATATTCGATGAGCCGGGCCGGCCGGTGACCGACAATCTCTTCCTGGATCGGCCAAACGCCCAACGCGCGTTGCGCCCGGACCGACCGCAGGCCGTCTGGCGCACGGGGATGCACCCCGGCACGCACCCGCCGGTGGCGTACCGGCCACAAAGTCGCCCAATGGTGGGTGAGCACGTCGAAAGTCCACTCGGGTGGAGCGTCGAGTTCGACGGTGTATTGCAGGCGGTGCCGCCCGACCGGCGCCGTGACCGCGGTGTCCGGCGTGCACTCGTCGAGGCGCGCGGAAAACCAGTCACGTAGGAACGGAAACACGTCCGCGCTCGCCGAGGGATGCAGCAGCGGGGATTCGTGGTTGTGATTGCGGGCGAATCCGTGGCGACGTGCGGCGGATTGGATGCGCCGGTCAGCGCTGCCGAATGCCTGCGCCAGCCGCTTGCAGCGCCCAGCGGGGGCGATGACGTCGCGGGGAGCTGTGATGGCGAGTGCGGGCACGCGCACGGCCTGCAGCGCCGCCGACAACTCGCCGCCAGCGCGTTCGGCACGGCCCCAGGAGATCGCGTCTTGGAAGGCGGCCACTGGCTCGTCTTCGGGACCGAGCCGAAACAGCCGGGCCGGGAACATACCGCGCCACATGCTGGCCTGCACGGTCGCGGCCACCACCCGATTCGCCAGCAATGGGATATCGACGGCGCTTTCCACCAACACCAGTCCCGCGATCTGTGCTTGTTGCATCGTCTCCGCGGCGGCGCGGGCCAGTGCCACCCCGCCAAATGAGTGCGCCACCCAGAATGCCGGACGACCGTTGTGGGTGGCGATCAGCAGTTGGACGGCCGGCAGATCGATGCGAACCATCTCCTCCCAGCCCGCGCGAACCCCGGTATCGACCGCTACCCCACCTGCTCCACGCCGCTCGACGATCCATATGTCCAGGCCGCTACCTGCCAGCGCTTCGGCCAGCCCACCCCCACCCGGCCACAAATACAGACGACGGTTGTCGAACATCCCGGGAAGCAGCACCACCGGAGATCCCTGACCCGCACCGACTCGGGTGACCCGAAACCGGCCCCCGTCTGCGACGGTCATTGCGGTGCTCTGCACTGGTTGCCGCGAATGCTGCTCGCTGATCCATTCAGCAAGCCGTGAATCGT is from Mycobacterium marinum and encodes:
- a CDS encoding NAD(P)H-quinone oxidoreductase; protein product: MHAIVAESADHLVWQQVPDVTAGAGEVVIKVAAAGVNRADVLQAAGKYPPPPGASEIIGMEVSGTITDIGDGVTEWSAGQEVCALLAGGGYAEYVAVPAGQVLPMPPGVSLIDAAALPEVACTVWSNLVMTAHLGPGQLVLIHGGASGIGSHAIQVCTALGARVAVTAGSSEKLQLCRDLGAQITINYRDEDFVARLKQETDGSGADVILDIMGAAYLDRNVDALAVDGQLVIIGMQGGIKAELNLGKLLTKRARVIGTTLRARPLQGPNGKAVIAQAVTASVWPMIASNRVRPIIGSRLPIQQAAKAHQLLLSGQSYGKILLTVDG
- a CDS encoding cysteine desulfurase-like protein → MAYDVARVRGLHPSLGDGWVHFDAPTGMLIPDSVATTVSTAFRRSAASTAGAHPSARRSAAVLQTAREAVADLVNADPAGVVLGADRAVLLSALAEASSSRAGLGYEVIVSRLDDEANIAPWLRAAHRYGAKVKWAEVDIETGELPTWQWESLISKSTRLVAVTSASGTLGAVTDLRAMTKLVHDIGGLVVVDHSAAAPYRLFDIKETEADVVAMNAVGWGGPPIGAMVFREPALMHSFSSVSTDPHATGPERLETGLHQFGFLAGVVASIEYLASLDESARGTRRERLSVSMQSASAYLNRIFDYLMVSLRSLPLVMLIGRPEARIPVVSFALQDVPADRVVQRLADNGILAVSNSSSRVFDVLGVNDVGGAVTVGLAHYSTMAEVDQLVRALASLG
- a CDS encoding DUF6541 family protein, whose amino-acid sequence is MTLWFGTLIALILLIAPGTLIARIAQLSWPIAIAVGPPLTYGVIALAIVPYGALGIPWNGWTALLALAGVAAAVTGFQLLLGRCRDKEAEARGVSRGPALTVAAGVALGTLFIAWAAYRGIPHWQSIPSTWDAVWHANTVRFILDTGQASPTHMGELRNVETHALLYYPSVFHGLTTVFCQLTGAAPTTGYTLNSLAAAIWLFPVSAATLTWRAMRGHLTEWRTAGSAATAAALSASFTALPYVEFGTAAMPNLASYGVAVPAMVLITSTPRHRDRIPIAVLALVGVLSVHIAGGMVVVLLVAAWWLFEALWHPARGRLADLATLAGVAAISGLIMLPQFISVEQQEDIIAGHSFLTYLSKKRGVFDAVFQHSRHLNDFPVQYALIALAAIGGFILLIKKIWWPLAVWLLLVVMNVNAGTPLGGPIDTVAGSLGEFFYNDPRRIAAATTLLLMLMAGVALFWIVTLVVTAARGLTNRFRPLPQPFWVSVTVALLLGVCLVSTWHYFPRHRFLFGDKYDSVMIDQKDLDAMAYLATLPGARDTMIGNANTDGTAWMYAVAGLHPLWTHYDYPVQQGPGYHRFIFWAYAGRGDSDPRVVESIKALDIRYILTSSPTVRGFAVPDGIVSLENSPSWKKIYDNGGARIYEWRGKTAQTHSK
- a CDS encoding bacterial proteasome activator family protein; this translates as MVTGLSTGNDDPEAEDVEVIGGIDPRLMAVTDEDSDERLLTDLVEQPAKVMRIGTMIKQLLEEVRAAPLDEASRNRLRDIHATSIQELEEGLAPELREELDRLTLPFNEDAAPSDAELRIAQAQLVGWLEGLFHGIQTALFAQQMAARAQLEQMRQGALPPGIGKPGPHGHGTGQYL
- a CDS encoding ABC transporter ATP-binding protein, with amino-acid sequence MSEAPRIETRDAWVEFPIFDAKSRSLKKAFLGKAGGSIGRNSSNVVVIEALRDITMSLEHGDRVGLVGHNGAGKSTLLRLLSGIYEPTRGLAKVTGRVAPVFDLGIGMDPEISGYENIIIRGLFLGQTRKQMLAKVDEIAEFTELGDYLSMPLRTYSTGMRVRLAMGVVTSIDPEILLLDEGIGAVDAEFLKKAQSRLQGLVERSGILVFASHSNEFLARLCKTAMWIDHGEIKLSGGIEDVVRAYEGEDAARHVRDVLAETQRDNIAQQPLAHKASGDE
- a CDS encoding glycosyltransferase, with amino-acid sequence MSDTVIAVVVTHRRPDELAKSLDVLSTQTRLPDHLIVVDNDAAEGSGANRVGDLVAGQPIPTTYLKSRRNLGGAGGFALGMLHALALGADWVWLADDDGRPRDTGVLATLLACAEKYGLAEVSPIVCNMDDPQRLAFPLRRGLVWRRHASELRTEAGQELLAGIASLFNGALFRASTLEAIGVPDLRLFIRGDEVEIHRRLVRSGLPFGTCLDTAYLHPCGSDEFKPILGGRMHTQYPDDPGKRFFTYRNRGYVLSQPGLRKLLPQEWLRFGWFFLVTRHDPKGLQEWIRLRRLGRHEKFGKPDLGGST
- a CDS encoding ABC transporter permease, translated to MTFIDAAAQSRTFARARGDLLEGFRRHELWLHLGWQDIKQRYRRSVLGPFWITIATGTTALAMGGLYSKLFHLELSAHLPYVTLGLIIWNLINAAILDGADVFVSNEGLIKQLPAPLSVHVYRLVWRQMIFFAHNIVIYFVVAIIFPKPWSWADLSVLPALGLIVLNCVWVSICFGILATRYRDIAPLLNSLVQLLFFMTPIIWNDETLHRQGAGRWARIVELNPLLHYLDIVRAPLLGAHQELRHWLVVIALTIVGWVLAAFAMRQYRARVPYWV
- a CDS encoding PE family protein; translation: MSYLIASPEHLASSARNLVRLGSVITDANVAAATPTTGVLAAAVDEVSIQIAALFGAHARNYQQLSAQAATFHEQFVHTLATASRAYASAEAVNASPLQTLEQQVLSVINAPTEALLGRPLIGDGANGSAPGQAGGAGGLLYGNGGSGAAGAAGQAGGAGGAAGLWGSGGTGGAGGAGAAGGSGGNGGLLYGNGGAGGTGGMALAGINGGSPGSGGDGGSALLFGSGGDGGQGGTGLVGADGSNPTPTGTQAGDGSSAGPNAAVGDILAVSGGIGADGQSGGPGVGGGSGGNGGAAVAYSNGTSANMLAANGGDGGGGGLAGAGAAGGDGGTGGGAGVQDLLGDSGSSGAALGGAGGAGASGGAHGGAGGNGGEGGYASATSDNYAATATGGHGGMGGAGASGAVGLDGGTGGAGGNGGHGGLLIGNGGNGGAGGIGGSGGAGDIGGAGGNGGAGGVASSSGISTSHGGDGGDGGDGGDGGGAGAGGVGGVGGKGGNGGLLTGTGGDGGSGGSGGDGGLGGNGGHGGAGGKGGNADQHADDGAPGIGGGGGDAGAGGTAGSGGAGGGAGTGGALLGSAGVGGALGAAGLMGAGGTGGAPG
- a CDS encoding serine aminopeptidase domain-containing protein translates to MNDDSRLAEWISEQHSRQPVQSTAMTVADGGRFRVTRVGAGQGSPVVLLPGMFDNRRLYLWPGGGGLAEALAGSGLDIWIVERRGAGGVAVDTGVRAGWEEMVRIDLPAVQLLIATHNGRPAFWVAHSFGGVALARAAAETMQQAQIAGLVLVESAVDIPLLANRVVAATVQASMWRGMFPARLFRLGPEDEPVAAFQDAISWGRAERAGGELSAALQAVRVPALAITAPRDVIAPAGRCKRLAQAFGSADRRIQSAARRHGFARNHNHESPLLHPSASADVFPFLRDWFSARLDECTPDTAVTAPVGRHRLQYTVELDAPPEWTFDVLTHHWATLWPVRHRRVRAGVHPRAPDGLRSVRAQRALGVWPIQEEIVGHRPARLIEYRTIRGPVRNHFGRIELTAVPGRGTRLDYSISFDTPAWVPGRLLAAVLDVTWRFYSLPRLRHQTGGGGW